Proteins encoded within one genomic window of Nitrospira sp.:
- a CDS encoding TIGR04255 family protein has product MINLAETFEHFPQAPAIEAVLDIKARATVELTEQRLLEAAQQHLPAYEFLDSQREIKHEVRFSTAKGEEIQQGLQDLGWKGMRFRSADRGYIVNIHRDGMTFSRLSPYQDWEQFQEEGLRLWDFSTSLSKPETISRIGVRFINQIILPQGEVNFERYMTSPPSPPENMSMPFLGFMHQGIFQVPESPYSIMITKTIQSPSPTTNNRFALILDIDVFTNMPRSTTTAGLEACLKNMRWLKNKAFFGSITEKAKELFR; this is encoded by the coding sequence GTGATTAATCTTGCAGAGACTTTCGAGCATTTCCCCCAAGCCCCTGCCATTGAAGCCGTCCTCGACATCAAAGCACGGGCCACTGTAGAGCTTACGGAGCAGCGACTTCTCGAAGCGGCACAACAGCACCTACCAGCATATGAATTTCTCGATTCCCAGCGAGAGATTAAGCACGAAGTTAGATTCAGCACAGCCAAAGGCGAGGAAATCCAACAAGGCCTCCAAGATTTGGGATGGAAAGGCATGCGATTCCGATCAGCCGATCGGGGATACATCGTCAACATCCACCGAGACGGCATGACCTTCAGCCGACTATCACCATATCAAGACTGGGAGCAATTCCAAGAGGAAGGACTCCGGCTCTGGGATTTTTCCACTTCTCTTTCCAAACCAGAAACTATCTCTCGAATTGGCGTTCGCTTCATCAACCAGATTATTCTCCCACAAGGGGAGGTCAACTTTGAGCGCTATATGACTAGCCCGCCAAGTCCTCCCGAGAACATGTCCATGCCGTTTCTTGGCTTCATGCACCAAGGCATCTTTCAAGTTCCTGAATCCCCTTACTCCATTATGATCACCAAGACCATTCAATCACCTTCTCCGACAACAAATAACCGGTTTGCCTTAATCCTGGACATCGATGTTTTTACAAACATGCCTCGCTCCACCACAACAGCAGGGCTTGAAGCCTGTCTAAAAAATATGCGTTGGTTAAAAAATAAAGCTTTCTTTGGTAGCATTACCGAAAAAGCCAAGGAACTCTTTCGATGA
- a CDS encoding efflux RND transporter permease subunit: MWLTLLALRNRIGILMLSLAMVVLGVTSLERLPVDLFPNIQVPVAFVGVIYKGAPPLDIEQSVVYPIEKAVSSASNVEHVESFSKQGIGAVQIWFNWGADINVGQMEVMQRITQILNSLPPGILQPFIVKFDVSNIPVSFVTVSSDDLDERALYDLAYNTIAPQIEQIANVAAATVEGGKIRQININLDPALLTARGLSILDVVKSVKAANLILPSGDLKAGNLDYNVFTNNQFKTVDPIQDVIVKVNQQGNPVRVRDVGTVTDSSDIQTNIVRTDGTRAVYLRVNKQPIANTVGVVDALRAALPKMIGIPPGVKLGISFDQSVYIRQSIQNLIEQALHGSLLAAAVILIFLRNLTSTLIISVSIPLSILVTFIVLYFTGQTLNVFTLGGLALGIGRLVDDSIVELENIQRHLNTTPRRWDAILEAAREVAMPIFASTVTTVVVFLPMFFVVGIARLLLIPLTVTIAIALFTSFFISRTVTPALCYKFLKPEQEAHRSMPAWFVRIMDWSRDRYESLDRSYEDSLRWVLAHRRLFIATIVLIFIGSLMLLPMIGTEFLPVSDESQFRIVLRAPVGQRVEKTEQQVAEVERVLRENIPPDELETMVSSTGVLAQGRSSLFNPNTGPHTSVISVYLTPPDKRTRNQVQVMNDVRPKIIKLFPGVAMFFDPGGLVKRVTSFGSQKSIDVEIYGYDFEKARGVIRQVEDAMHKIPGIADIEVSREENYPEINVVVDREKAALLGISETDVANAVLFSLNGNGQTDPIIYTDPQNGNEYYISAWLAEEHRKDLTDLDNILLTTKAGEPVLLKNVASLKLNAGPVKIDRKYFQRVVHITANPTTRPLGAIAEDLESAFAAIQLPTGFTIKLAGQIQQQRETFQGLQFATVLALALVYMVMAAQFKSLIDPFIIMFSVPMGFPGVILILFLTNTTLSTTSMMGIIMMLGIVVSNGVLLVDYTNVLRRRGHSLADAVITASRTRLRPILMTSLATVFGLLPMAIGWGTGGETNAPLARSVVGGLSVSTLLTLFLVPTMYMMFEEWHPRKFEKEQQATAPLVPTSPLPVLE; this comes from the coding sequence ATGTGGCTGACCCTACTCGCATTACGCAACCGTATCGGCATCCTGATGTTGTCGCTCGCGATGGTGGTGCTGGGCGTCACCTCGCTGGAACGGCTCCCCGTCGATCTCTTCCCCAACATCCAGGTACCCGTCGCCTTCGTCGGAGTCATCTATAAGGGGGCACCGCCGCTCGACATCGAGCAAAGCGTCGTCTATCCCATCGAAAAAGCTGTGAGCTCCGCTTCCAACGTGGAGCATGTCGAGTCCTTTTCCAAGCAAGGCATCGGCGCAGTCCAGATTTGGTTCAACTGGGGCGCCGACATCAATGTCGGCCAGATGGAGGTGATGCAGCGCATCACCCAGATTCTGAACAGTCTGCCGCCGGGCATCCTGCAACCCTTTATCGTGAAGTTCGACGTCTCTAATATCCCGGTGTCCTTTGTGACGGTCTCCAGCGACGATCTGGACGAACGGGCGCTCTACGACCTGGCCTACAACACGATTGCCCCGCAGATCGAGCAGATCGCCAATGTCGCCGCCGCCACGGTGGAAGGCGGGAAGATCCGCCAGATCAATATCAATCTGGACCCGGCCCTGCTCACCGCGCGCGGGCTCTCGATCCTCGACGTCGTCAAGTCCGTCAAAGCGGCCAACCTGATCCTGCCCTCCGGCGACTTGAAGGCCGGCAATCTCGACTACAACGTCTTCACGAACAATCAGTTCAAGACCGTCGATCCGATCCAAGACGTCATCGTCAAAGTGAATCAGCAGGGCAACCCCGTCCGCGTGCGCGATGTGGGAACCGTCACCGATTCCTCCGACATCCAGACCAACATCGTCCGTACCGACGGCACCAGGGCCGTGTATCTCCGCGTGAACAAGCAACCCATCGCCAACACAGTGGGAGTCGTAGACGCCCTCCGCGCGGCACTCCCCAAGATGATCGGCATTCCGCCCGGCGTGAAGCTCGGCATCTCCTTCGATCAATCCGTCTACATTCGCCAATCCATCCAGAACCTGATCGAGCAGGCCCTGCACGGGTCACTGCTCGCCGCCGCCGTCATTCTGATTTTCCTGCGCAATCTGACGAGCACCTTGATCATTTCCGTTTCGATTCCGCTCTCGATCCTGGTGACCTTCATCGTGCTCTACTTCACCGGTCAAACACTGAACGTCTTTACGCTGGGAGGGCTCGCCCTGGGCATCGGCCGGCTCGTCGACGACTCGATCGTGGAACTAGAAAATATTCAACGGCATCTCAATACGACGCCGCGCCGGTGGGACGCCATCCTGGAAGCCGCCCGTGAAGTCGCCATGCCGATCTTCGCCTCGACCGTCACGACCGTGGTCGTCTTTCTGCCCATGTTCTTCGTCGTCGGCATTGCACGTTTGTTACTGATCCCGTTGACCGTCACCATCGCCATCGCCCTCTTCACGTCCTTTTTCATCTCGCGCACGGTCACCCCGGCGCTCTGCTACAAGTTCCTGAAGCCCGAGCAGGAGGCCCATCGGTCCATGCCGGCCTGGTTCGTGCGCATCATGGACTGGAGCCGGGACCGCTACGAATCGCTGGATCGGAGTTACGAAGACTCGTTGCGCTGGGTGCTCGCGCACCGTCGCCTGTTCATCGCCACCATCGTGCTGATCTTCATCGGCTCCCTCATGCTGCTTCCGATGATCGGCACGGAGTTCCTGCCGGTCTCGGACGAAAGCCAGTTCCGCATCGTCCTGCGGGCCCCGGTCGGCCAACGCGTAGAAAAGACGGAGCAGCAGGTCGCCGAAGTCGAACGGGTGCTCAGAGAAAACATTCCGCCGGATGAACTGGAAACGATGGTCTCCAGCACCGGCGTCCTCGCTCAGGGCCGCTCCTCCCTTTTCAATCCCAACACCGGCCCGCATACCTCCGTCATCTCCGTCTACCTCACACCGCCGGACAAACGGACGCGGAACCAGGTGCAGGTCATGAACGACGTGCGGCCGAAAATCATCAAGCTGTTCCCCGGCGTCGCCATGTTCTTCGATCCGGGTGGACTCGTAAAACGGGTGACCAGTTTCGGCTCGCAGAAATCGATCGACGTCGAGATTTACGGATACGATTTTGAAAAGGCGCGCGGCGTGATCCGCCAGGTCGAAGACGCCATGCACAAGATACCGGGGATCGCCGACATCGAAGTGAGCCGCGAAGAGAACTACCCGGAAATCAACGTGGTGGTGGATCGGGAAAAGGCGGCGCTGCTCGGCATCAGTGAAACCGATGTCGCCAACGCCGTGCTGTTCTCGCTCAACGGAAACGGCCAGACCGACCCGATCATCTATACCGACCCGCAGAACGGAAATGAGTACTACATCAGCGCCTGGCTGGCCGAAGAGCACCGCAAGGACCTGACCGACCTGGACAACATTCTGCTCACCACGAAGGCGGGAGAGCCGGTGCTCCTCAAGAACGTGGCCTCACTGAAGCTGAATGCCGGACCGGTGAAGATCGACCGGAAATATTTTCAGCGCGTCGTCCACATTACCGCCAACCCCACCACGCGCCCGTTGGGCGCCATTGCCGAAGACCTGGAGTCGGCCTTTGCCGCCATCCAGTTGCCGACCGGATTCACTATCAAGTTGGCCGGGCAGATTCAGCAACAGCGGGAAACCTTCCAGGGCCTGCAGTTCGCTACCGTCCTCGCGTTGGCCCTGGTCTACATGGTGATGGCGGCGCAGTTTAAATCGCTGATCGACCCCTTCATCATCATGTTCTCGGTGCCGATGGGTTTCCCCGGCGTGATCTTGATTCTCTTCCTGACCAACACGACTCTGTCGACCACCTCGATGATGGGCATCATCATGATGCTCGGGATCGTGGTTTCGAACGGCGTGCTGCTCGTCGATTATACGAACGTCTTGCGCCGCAGAGGCCACTCGTTGGCGGACGCGGTCATCACGGCCTCGCGCACGCGGCTGCGCCCGATCCTGATGACCTCGCTCGCGACCGTCTTCGGCCTGTTGCCGATGGCCATCGGCTGGGGCACCGGCGGAGAAACCAACGCGCCCCTCGCGCGGTCCGTCGTCGGAGGGCTCAGCGTCTCGACCTTGCTGACCCTCTTCCTCGTGCCCACGATGTATATGATGTTTGAAGAGTGGCACCCCAGAAAATTCGAGAAGGAGCAGCAGGCCACTGCTCCCTTAGTACCGACCAGCCCGCTTCCGGTACTCGAGTAA
- a CDS encoding efflux RND transporter periplasmic adaptor subunit encodes MRSLKQHPFVILGVIIFFAVTALVVFRLSSGAKTDNKKTRVITVGTTLPLKQDLPIRLAYTADIIPNQVVNLFSRVDGYIAKIHVDKGDHVKANQLLVEIDHTDYQHAVNQAKANLAAAKAKVAQQQAAVRNATLTLDRMQALIKDQFVSQQDLDNAQVNFDGASAALESLQAQVKQMEVALAQAETNLAYSYIRAPFAGYVAERNLDPGANVTSATASTSANSRGILSLHEIETVRILIEVVEKDIPLVHIGQKAEVRAEAYPDRVFDGTVTRIVQALNRATRTMTVEIDLPNKDRALKGGMFARVEALVGIHQQAVQIPIDAVSRLEDVQYVYIVRDGKAQRVNVEIGARQENRVEITKGLSGNEQVIVSGKDLVHDGTPVQTQSLEPTKRDR; translated from the coding sequence ATGAGGTCGCTGAAACAACACCCCTTCGTCATTCTCGGCGTGATCATTTTCTTCGCCGTCACCGCGCTGGTGGTCTTCCGTCTGAGCAGCGGCGCTAAAACCGATAACAAGAAGACACGCGTCATCACGGTGGGAACGACCCTCCCGTTGAAACAGGACCTCCCTATCCGCCTGGCCTACACCGCCGACATAATTCCCAACCAGGTGGTGAACCTCTTTTCGCGGGTCGATGGCTACATCGCCAAAATTCACGTGGATAAGGGGGATCACGTCAAAGCCAATCAACTGCTGGTGGAGATCGACCATACGGACTATCAACATGCCGTCAATCAGGCCAAGGCCAACCTCGCAGCGGCCAAGGCAAAGGTCGCGCAACAACAAGCAGCCGTTCGCAATGCAACGCTGACGCTCGACCGGATGCAAGCCCTCATTAAAGACCAGTTTGTCTCGCAGCAGGATTTGGATAATGCGCAGGTGAACTTCGACGGCGCTTCTGCCGCCCTGGAATCCCTCCAGGCCCAGGTCAAGCAGATGGAAGTTGCGCTCGCCCAAGCGGAAACGAATCTCGCCTACTCCTATATCCGCGCACCCTTTGCTGGTTATGTCGCCGAGCGCAACCTCGATCCGGGCGCCAACGTCACCAGCGCCACCGCCAGCACCTCGGCCAATTCGCGCGGCATCCTGAGCCTGCACGAGATCGAAACCGTGCGGATTTTGATCGAAGTCGTCGAGAAAGATATTCCTCTTGTCCATATCGGGCAGAAAGCAGAGGTCCGCGCCGAAGCCTATCCCGATCGCGTATTCGACGGAACGGTCACCCGCATCGTCCAGGCACTCAATCGCGCCACCCGCACCATGACCGTCGAGATCGATCTGCCCAATAAAGACCGGGCGCTGAAAGGCGGTATGTTCGCGCGCGTCGAAGCCCTGGTGGGCATCCACCAACAGGCCGTGCAAATCCCGATCGACGCCGTCAGCCGGCTGGAAGACGTGCAGTATGTCTACATCGTGCGGGACGGCAAGGCGCAACGCGTGAATGTGGAGATCGGCGCTCGCCAGGAGAATCGCGTGGAAATTACCAAGGGACTGAGCGGCAACGAACAGGTCATCGTCTCGGGCAAAGACCTCGTGCACGACGGCACCCCCGTTCAGACACAGTCGCTCGAACCGACCAAACGTGACAGGTGA
- a CDS encoding TetR/AcrR family transcriptional regulator: MPRIAQPSRQSSTERQASLIQAATTLFAKKGFNGTTTKEIARAAGISEALVFKHFPTKRALYAAILAEKVTVSELLSAIEESAKKRDDRRVFTLIASYRIRSGVDPTLLRLLLFSALEGHELSDMFFGKHHKVFYDHLATYIHTRVEDGAFRQVDPLLAARAFIGMVVHHRLLHEIFGVPIDRPYDDTVSTYVDIFLQGLVAVPRTSRPRKARTRI, encoded by the coding sequence ATGCCGCGGATAGCCCAACCATCCAGACAGTCCAGCACCGAGCGCCAGGCGAGCCTGATCCAGGCCGCGACGACACTGTTTGCCAAAAAAGGCTTCAACGGCACGACGACGAAAGAGATCGCCAGGGCCGCCGGTATCAGTGAAGCGCTGGTCTTCAAACACTTTCCGACCAAGCGCGCCCTGTATGCGGCCATCCTTGCGGAAAAAGTCACGGTCAGCGAACTCCTCAGCGCGATCGAGGAATCCGCCAAAAAGCGGGACGACCGGCGCGTGTTCACCTTGATCGCCAGCTACCGGATTCGCTCCGGCGTCGACCCCACCTTACTGCGGCTCCTGCTGTTCAGCGCGTTGGAAGGCCACGAATTGTCCGACATGTTTTTCGGCAAGCACCACAAAGTCTTCTACGACCATCTGGCAACCTACATTCACACGCGGGTTGAGGACGGCGCTTTTCGACAGGTCGATCCCCTCTTGGCCGCCCGCGCCTTCATCGGCATGGTCGTCCATCATCGCCTGCTACACGAAATCTTCGGGGTCCCGATCGATCGGCCCTATGACGACACCGTCTCCACCTATGTCGACATCTTTCTCCAAGGACTCGTGGCGGTGCCTCGCACCAGCCGCCCCAGGAAAGCAAGGACCCGGATATGA
- a CDS encoding PilZ domain-containing protein: MSSSTAQQNPPSRADQRQTYRITVTRRLQFAQRHKTSRIGKALLLDLSDVGCSLESNSRLTVGERLALVLELPQTVLITDAQVVWIDRSRYGLSFARVSPLERSRLRRFLWKHLPDAAMSDLLPLFATVEEPHHSQTRLQILR, encoded by the coding sequence ATGTCTTCATCCACCGCGCAACAGAATCCGCCATCACGAGCAGACCAGCGACAGACCTATCGCATCACTGTAACCAGACGCCTGCAGTTTGCGCAGCGCCATAAGACCAGCCGGATCGGCAAGGCCCTCCTGCTCGACCTCTCTGATGTCGGATGCAGTCTCGAAAGCAACAGCCGTCTCACGGTGGGAGAGAGACTGGCCCTGGTCCTCGAACTTCCGCAGACGGTGCTGATTACGGATGCGCAGGTCGTGTGGATCGACAGGTCCCGGTACGGGCTGAGCTTTGCGCGCGTGAGTCCGCTCGAACGTTCACGCCTGCGCCGGTTTCTCTGGAAGCACCTCCCCGATGCCGCCATGAGCGATCTTCTCCCGCTCTTTGCTACGGTCGAAGAGCCGCACCATTCGCAAACACGCCTACAGATCCTGAGATAA
- a CDS encoding PilZ domain-containing protein, with product MTLHPVPKTPGFFNSPMADRRGINRIPLSFGLMYSGSNETDVIMGNGTVVDMSRGGLGVRGNQPVTVDMDLTLFLSLPDKKDPLFVIQAQVAWVHEHRFGLRPQPIPATSEPRLQRFLQSFFHTTRTSGKA from the coding sequence ATGACACTGCACCCTGTCCCGAAGACACCAGGATTTTTCAATAGCCCCATGGCTGATCGACGCGGGATCAACCGCATCCCGCTCTCGTTCGGCCTGATGTATTCGGGCTCGAACGAAACCGACGTCATCATGGGCAATGGCACGGTTGTCGACATGTCGCGGGGAGGATTGGGGGTCCGGGGCAACCAACCGGTCACAGTCGACATGGATCTCACCCTGTTTCTCTCTCTGCCGGACAAGAAAGATCCGCTCTTCGTCATTCAGGCTCAGGTCGCGTGGGTCCACGAGCACCGGTTTGGTCTGAGACCCCAACCTATTCCGGCCACATCAGAGCCCCGCCTTCAGCGGTTTCTCCAGTCATTCTTTCACACAACTCGCACAAGCGGAAAAGCTTAA
- a CDS encoding PilZ domain-containing protein, with product MSWWKSDSTTSPSHTAGGGAERRQDPRIGGTFKVRYSGADGQKIVMGHATIVDLSRRGFGLTGARGLKQGMELALFLELPEAERPLCIPQVRVLWMDGQRCGMQLPPQKIGTMDWMDALLDCH from the coding sequence ATGAGTTGGTGGAAATCAGATTCGACAACCTCGCCCTCACACACCGCCGGAGGCGGAGCCGAGCGCCGGCAGGATCCGCGGATCGGCGGGACCTTCAAGGTTCGATATTCGGGCGCGGACGGCCAAAAGATTGTGATGGGCCATGCGACCATCGTTGACTTAAGCCGCCGCGGCTTCGGCCTCACGGGCGCCCGGGGACTCAAACAGGGAATGGAACTCGCGCTCTTTCTCGAACTGCCCGAGGCTGAACGCCCTCTCTGCATCCCGCAAGTGCGGGTACTCTGGATGGATGGCCAACGCTGCGGCATGCAGCTCCCACCTCAGAAAATCGGGACGATGGATTGGATGGATGCCCTCCTTGACTGTCACTAG
- a CDS encoding PilZ domain-containing protein, with product MSMRKSFPEPPKPMRPAYSSLDKRYTERLAISCKVRYKGDIPSQPHAGQGLTKDISVSGCKIISDRPVTRGTLLSLTIDLPDGEGPLCLTSAHVVWVSGCQLSVRFMQLSQDQRKRLQACIWKNISHATVHDQRPRFRLV from the coding sequence ATGAGCATGAGAAAGTCCTTCCCCGAGCCCCCGAAGCCGATGCGGCCGGCCTATTCCAGCCTCGACAAACGCTATACCGAACGACTCGCTATCAGCTGTAAAGTCCGATACAAGGGCGACATCCCTAGTCAGCCTCATGCCGGACAGGGGCTGACCAAAGATATCTCCGTATCGGGATGCAAGATCATCAGCGATCGCCCGGTCACTCGGGGAACCCTCCTCAGTCTTACTATTGATCTTCCCGATGGAGAGGGCCCGTTGTGCCTCACTTCAGCGCATGTTGTCTGGGTGTCGGGATGCCAGCTTTCCGTTCGATTCATGCAGCTCTCGCAAGACCAGCGGAAACGGCTGCAAGCCTGTATCTGGAAAAACATCTCGCATGCGACCGTTCACGATCAGCGGCCCCGATTCCGGCTAGTCTAA
- a CDS encoding thiamine pyrophosphate-binding protein: MIESDAFVQALQDIGVDFFTGVPDSILGGIIAELMVRRLYTPAVREDEAVGMAAGAYMAGKIPAVLMQNSGLGTSLNTLISLNMIYRQPCILIVSWRGQGGKDAPEHLVMGEVMPQFLDTMKIPHRTLTEKTAVEDFKWVAETFMKQRIPVALVITKGVVKGLHP, translated from the coding sequence ATGATTGAAAGTGATGCATTTGTTCAGGCCTTGCAGGATATAGGAGTCGACTTCTTTACCGGAGTCCCTGACTCGATCCTGGGCGGCATTATTGCGGAACTGATGGTGCGGCGGCTCTATACGCCGGCGGTGCGCGAAGACGAAGCGGTAGGAATGGCGGCCGGCGCCTATATGGCGGGGAAGATCCCTGCTGTGTTGATGCAGAATTCCGGGCTCGGCACCTCTCTCAATACGCTCATCTCGTTGAACATGATTTACCGGCAGCCCTGCATTCTGATCGTGTCCTGGCGCGGCCAAGGGGGCAAGGATGCTCCGGAGCATCTGGTGATGGGCGAGGTGATGCCGCAGTTTCTCGACACCATGAAGATTCCGCACCGGACGCTGACCGAGAAAACCGCCGTCGAAGATTTCAAGTGGGTGGCCGAGACCTTTATGAAGCAACGCATTCCCGTTGCGCTGGTGATTACCAAGGGTGTCGTGAAAGGGTTGCATCCATGA
- a CDS encoding thiamine pyrophosphate-dependent enzyme, which translates to MRPEEGTLISRAQALAALLELLTDQPVIICNGFPSREAHKIADRPTHFYMIGSMGNAPAIALGVALAKPNKQVITFDGDGNVLMGMGTLATVGALKPKNFIHVVFDNEVYGTTGNQPTISNVVPLEKVAKAAGYMNVERVLDREDLVYEFKDMLKKDGPSMLLIKVNEFAEDAGRVLHEPPDITKRFMKAIE; encoded by the coding sequence ATGAGACCTGAAGAAGGAACCCTGATCAGCCGGGCGCAGGCGTTGGCCGCGCTTCTCGAATTGCTGACCGACCAGCCCGTGATCATCTGCAACGGCTTCCCGTCACGCGAAGCGCACAAGATCGCCGACCGTCCGACTCATTTCTATATGATCGGGTCGATGGGAAATGCCCCGGCGATCGCACTGGGTGTGGCGTTGGCCAAGCCGAACAAACAAGTCATCACTTTCGACGGCGACGGCAACGTGCTGATGGGGATGGGGACCCTCGCCACGGTCGGCGCGTTGAAGCCGAAGAATTTCATTCATGTGGTGTTCGACAACGAAGTGTATGGCACCACCGGCAACCAGCCGACGATTTCGAACGTGGTGCCGCTGGAGAAGGTGGCCAAAGCGGCCGGCTATATGAATGTGGAGCGCGTGCTCGACCGCGAAGATCTCGTCTATGAATTCAAAGATATGCTGAAGAAGGACGGGCCGAGCATGTTGCTGATCAAGGTCAATGAGTTTGCCGAAGATGCCGGACGGGTGCTCCATGAGCCGCCGGACATCACGAAGCGGTTTATGAAAGCCATTGAGTAA
- a CDS encoding alanine--glyoxylate aminotransferase family protein: protein MILLNPGPVNVSERVRQALLRPDICHRESEFTELLLRIQGKLLKAFVPGAESEYAAVLITGSGTAAVESALMSAIPHGKRVLVLNNGVYGERLSQMVGLHRLGVSELKYDWTARPDPERLRLALRQHPEVHAVAMVHHETTTGLINPVKEIADVVDSQNRAFILDAVSGLGGETIDIAGSHIYMVAGTAGKCIQGFPGVSFVLVRKGFLERMRQYPKRSWYLHLTHYVDDQGRGTIPFTPAVQVYYGFDEALSELLEEGVANRILRYKKASTLIRARMAKLGVKPMLTPERQSNTITAYSLPDGVTYDQLHDRLKAQGYVIYAGQGQLEHKIFRVANMGALTEAQLTGFLDAFEQACKPA from the coding sequence ATGATTCTCCTCAATCCAGGTCCGGTCAATGTGTCCGAGCGGGTGCGGCAGGCGTTGTTGCGGCCGGATATCTGCCATCGTGAATCCGAGTTCACCGAGTTGCTGCTCCGGATTCAAGGCAAACTGCTGAAGGCTTTTGTGCCCGGCGCGGAATCCGAGTATGCCGCCGTGCTCATCACCGGCTCAGGCACCGCGGCGGTCGAGTCCGCGCTGATGTCCGCCATCCCCCACGGCAAGCGGGTGCTGGTGCTGAATAACGGTGTGTACGGCGAGCGCTTGTCTCAGATGGTCGGCTTGCACCGGTTGGGTGTGTCTGAGCTTAAGTACGATTGGACCGCCAGGCCGGATCCTGAGCGTCTCCGGCTGGCCCTTCGGCAGCATCCTGAAGTCCATGCGGTGGCGATGGTCCATCATGAAACCACCACCGGTCTGATCAATCCGGTGAAAGAGATTGCCGACGTGGTCGACAGTCAGAACCGCGCCTTCATCCTCGATGCCGTCAGCGGGCTGGGCGGAGAAACCATCGATATCGCCGGGTCGCACATTTATATGGTGGCTGGCACGGCCGGCAAATGCATTCAGGGCTTTCCCGGCGTGTCGTTCGTCCTGGTACGCAAGGGGTTTCTTGAGCGGATGCGCCAGTATCCGAAACGGTCGTGGTATCTCCACCTCACACATTATGTCGACGATCAAGGCCGCGGCACGATTCCCTTCACGCCGGCGGTGCAGGTGTATTATGGTTTTGACGAAGCGCTGAGCGAGTTGCTGGAAGAGGGCGTGGCGAACCGGATTCTGCGCTACAAGAAGGCGTCGACTCTGATCCGCGCGCGCATGGCGAAGCTGGGGGTCAAGCCGATGCTGACGCCTGAGCGCCAGTCGAACACCATTACCGCTTACTCGCTCCCCGACGGCGTGACCTATGACCAGTTGCACGATCGCCTCAAGGCGCAGGGCTATGTCATCTATGCGGGGCAGGGACAATTGGAACACAAGATTTTCCGTGTGGCCAACATGGGCGCACTGACCGAGGCGCAGTTGACCGGATTTCTCGACGCCTTCGAACAGGCCTGTAAACCGGCATGA
- a CDS encoding phosphocholine cytidylyltransferase family protein: protein MKAIILAAGVGKRLWPVTQHHPKCLIKIGEQTLLHRYLTLLSSVGVRQADIVVGYKQEMIRAAVESDACGVRVNFLVNEQFHRGSISSLWIARTAFTDDTIVMDADVLFHREILQRLVSSLYENALLMDESVKQTGEECMVVVEGGRVIALTKTMPPRYEYAGEGVGFLKVRHADSPHLVASLRRFVDREAWQMEYEDALIGFFRDVKVGHEKIGGLPWTEIDFPDDVTKAEREILPRL, encoded by the coding sequence ATGAAGGCGATCATTCTGGCCGCAGGAGTCGGCAAGCGGCTGTGGCCCGTCACGCAGCATCACCCGAAGTGCCTCATCAAGATCGGCGAGCAGACTCTGCTGCACCGGTATCTGACGCTCTTGTCGAGTGTGGGGGTTCGTCAAGCCGACATTGTCGTCGGCTACAAGCAGGAAATGATCCGCGCCGCCGTCGAATCCGATGCCTGCGGCGTCCGGGTCAATTTTTTGGTGAACGAGCAGTTCCATCGGGGCAGCATCTCGTCTTTGTGGATCGCCAGGACTGCGTTCACCGACGACACGATTGTTATGGATGCGGATGTGCTCTTTCATCGGGAAATTTTACAGCGGCTGGTGAGTTCGCTTTACGAGAATGCGTTGCTGATGGATGAATCGGTGAAACAGACCGGCGAAGAATGTATGGTCGTGGTCGAAGGCGGGCGGGTGATCGCGCTGACGAAAACCATGCCGCCGCGGTATGAGTATGCCGGTGAAGGCGTGGGGTTTCTCAAGGTGCGGCATGCCGATTCGCCGCATCTCGTCGCGTCGCTCCGGAGATTTGTCGATCGGGAAGCCTGGCAGATGGAGTATGAAGACGCGCTGATCGGCTTTTTCCGCGACGTGAAGGTTGGCCATGAAAAGATCGGCGGCCTGCCGTGGACCGAGATCGATTTCCCCGACGATGTGACGAAAGCCGAGCGCGAGATCCTGCCGAGGCTGTGA